From a single Pseudobutyrivibrio xylanivorans genomic region:
- a CDS encoding starch-binding protein → MRRVGLWAKRVASAGLSLALLAGMPAANIAALSGSGLHNVQAASAVTRSSIHDGTILHAFCWNFNTIREKLPEIAAAGYTAVQTSPINDCLSIHNGMALYGETEDEGRWYYHYQPTDWKIGNYQLGSRDEFKAMCEEADKYGIGIIVDIAPNHTTPLYDQVSEDLKAAAGGEDALYHIGAKVENGDDGGMQYDKRVSVTYDAMGGLPDVDTENPGFQKYFYDFLEDCIECGADGFRIDTAKHIALPDDEVAEEYAGQEDRNNFYPNMKAAIDAYGSKNYADLFVYGEVLDGDASRVAAYQDMLGGTVASNYGGAIRNAASSGNVSVKKLQNYKISDDTSTGKTYTADSNKLVTWVESHDNYINDKSYNEVDDKEVILGWAIIAARADGTPLFFSRPDGSSKENPWGTNQIGVAGSDIYKAPEVVAVNKFRTAMEGEAENLRNPGNNSSILMIERGSKGVVIVNASENDFALDSETNLSSGTYVDSVEGRDESLYTVADGQLTGTVPAKSVVVLDKLADGDYSTLFFHNTDGWSSVSAVVGDTVYSCDNQGYNWWKVTIPAKEFKVRFTGDGNESAEFSISETSGKYMTAKSDKLYSSKTEAEDALGIFTKTVYFLNTDEWKSVNAYAWKHSSEQLFGGWPGKACDSDEGYWVRATVKMLGQDDFSIIFNGDGGQTVDISIAKDAEDVYIVPEDKNGNGNFEVTRYTSRQAAEEATGISADSITVYYYNAAGWDNVGVYTWGDIDLGGWPGQQCEYEGDGWWKKTIAASPSSNLNIIFNNYVQGDDGKRQTEDMKVDSLKKVYFIGAKYKYASKAAALEALENDNLKLEKNLHPELDPPKELTDRPVETETALKTGEVKIYYYNTADWDAINMYAWTDGANKEYFGGWPGKAMQHIGGGWYSVSVSEAALSHDGLHLIVNDGDGTQIDNVELISERPEAAVEKEPPREAESDEPSEPESPKYRVIEEEKPLGENETRVYIKLDQEYYFDGANLYAWTDGENHEYFGGWPGKPMTHIGNNWYSVNVPNEIMYSEKQEESERDENSVASDEKAEDFVVEENSDVEQSADAVVEAVADDGRTEDTEESTMADEAAEEQAEEVDEENLLDEIVDAITSFIDVLTSAFNPMPQVKAAEHHTFIDGLHLITNNGNGDQDNDVQALFTVVRPSAEALAQGGEAVEPTPNPEPAPAPAPAPAPAPAPAQEASEKTPTPEPTTTVEPTPVPTQTPSKAPQQTVSNTTSSAAPATSPAVVAETKAPEAVVDVQVASNDTKTVAKKATSKKVAKASNSASAEEAQDETAEDESEEVASEEAVPEEAPVAEEPAEEPAKDDSVEQSQTVTIEDEETPQAIEEKGVNPAVVVAILVAAAAAIGATSVAVFRKYK, encoded by the coding sequence ATGAGAAGAGTGGGACTATGGGCGAAGCGCGTTGCTTCGGCTGGATTGAGTCTTGCATTGCTTGCAGGTATGCCAGCAGCTAATATTGCTGCGCTTTCTGGAAGCGGATTGCACAATGTTCAGGCAGCATCTGCTGTCACAAGGTCATCGATTCACGATGGCACAATTTTACACGCATTTTGTTGGAATTTTAATACTATCAGGGAGAAGCTGCCAGAGATTGCAGCAGCAGGATACACAGCAGTTCAGACATCACCAATCAACGATTGTCTTTCTATTCATAATGGAATGGCTCTCTACGGAGAGACAGAAGACGAAGGTCGCTGGTACTATCACTATCAGCCAACAGACTGGAAGATTGGTAACTATCAGCTTGGCTCACGTGATGAGTTTAAGGCAATGTGCGAAGAGGCTGACAAGTATGGCATTGGTATCATCGTAGATATCGCTCCAAACCATACAACACCTTTATATGATCAGGTTTCTGAGGATTTAAAGGCAGCTGCAGGTGGAGAGGATGCCCTTTATCACATCGGTGCAAAGGTTGAAAATGGCGACGATGGTGGTATGCAGTACGACAAGCGTGTATCTGTAACTTACGATGCAATGGGTGGACTTCCAGATGTTGATACAGAAAATCCTGGATTCCAGAAGTACTTCTATGATTTCCTTGAGGATTGTATCGAATGTGGTGCAGACGGCTTCAGAATTGATACTGCAAAGCACATCGCACTTCCAGATGACGAGGTGGCAGAGGAGTACGCAGGCCAGGAGGACAGGAACAATTTCTATCCTAATATGAAGGCCGCTATCGACGCTTATGGTTCAAAGAATTATGCAGATCTTTTTGTATACGGTGAGGTTCTTGATGGAGATGCTTCTCGTGTGGCTGCATATCAGGATATGCTCGGTGGAACAGTTGCCAGCAACTATGGTGGAGCAATCAGAAATGCTGCATCTTCAGGTAACGTTTCTGTAAAGAAGCTTCAGAACTACAAGATTAGCGATGACACTTCTACAGGAAAGACATACACGGCAGATTCAAACAAGCTCGTTACATGGGTAGAGTCTCATGATAACTACATCAATGACAAGAGCTACAATGAGGTTGATGACAAGGAGGTTATCCTTGGCTGGGCAATTATCGCAGCCCGCGCTGATGGCACACCACTTTTCTTCAGCAGACCTGATGGAAGCTCAAAAGAAAATCCTTGGGGAACAAATCAGATTGGTGTAGCAGGTAGCGACATCTACAAGGCACCTGAGGTTGTAGCGGTTAACAAATTCAGAACCGCAATGGAGGGCGAGGCTGAGAATCTTCGCAATCCTGGTAATAACTCTTCAATTCTTATGATTGAAAGAGGAAGTAAAGGAGTTGTAATTGTAAATGCTAGTGAAAATGATTTTGCACTTGATTCGGAGACTAATCTTTCTTCTGGAACTTATGTAGATTCAGTTGAAGGCAGAGACGAATCACTCTACACAGTAGCAGATGGTCAGCTTACAGGAACCGTTCCTGCCAAGTCAGTTGTTGTATTGGACAAGCTGGCAGACGGTGACTATTCCACGCTGTTCTTTCATAACACCGACGGTTGGAGCAGTGTTAGCGCTGTTGTTGGCGATACTGTTTATAGCTGTGATAATCAGGGCTATAACTGGTGGAAGGTTACCATTCCAGCCAAGGAATTCAAAGTAAGATTTACAGGCGATGGCAATGAGTCAGCAGAGTTTTCAATTTCTGAGACTTCTGGAAAATACATGACAGCGAAGTCTGACAAGCTTTACAGCTCAAAGACTGAGGCAGAGGATGCTCTTGGAATATTTACAAAGACAGTATATTTCCTCAACACTGATGAGTGGAAATCCGTAAATGCGTATGCATGGAAGCATAGCAGTGAGCAGCTCTTTGGTGGTTGGCCAGGAAAGGCTTGCGACAGTGACGAAGGTTATTGGGTTCGTGCTACAGTAAAGATGCTTGGACAGGATGATTTTTCAATTATCTTTAATGGCGACGGTGGACAGACAGTAGATATTTCAATCGCGAAGGATGCAGAGGATGTCTACATCGTTCCAGAGGACAAGAATGGAAACGGTAACTTTGAGGTTACAAGATATACATCACGTCAGGCAGCAGAAGAGGCTACAGGCATCAGCGCTGATTCCATTACAGTTTATTATTACAATGCAGCAGGTTGGGACAACGTAGGTGTCTACACCTGGGGCGATATTGATTTAGGTGGCTGGCCAGGACAGCAATGCGAGTACGAGGGCGATGGCTGGTGGAAGAAGACAATCGCTGCATCTCCAAGCTCAAACCTCAACATCATTTTCAACAACTATGTTCAGGGAGATGATGGCAAGCGTCAGACAGAGGATATGAAGGTTGACAGCTTGAAGAAGGTATACTTCATCGGTGCTAAATACAAGTATGCTTCAAAGGCAGCTGCACTTGAGGCACTTGAAAACGATAATCTCAAGCTTGAGAAGAATCTCCATCCAGAGCTTGATCCTCCTAAGGAATTAACAGATAGACCAGTTGAAACAGAGACAGCACTCAAGACTGGAGAGGTAAAGATTTATTATTACAACACAGCTGACTGGGATGCAATCAACATGTATGCATGGACAGACGGCGCAAACAAAGAATACTTCGGCGGCTGGCCAGGAAAGGCTATGCAGCACATTGGTGGTGGCTGGTATTCAGTAAGTGTTTCTGAAGCAGCTCTTAGCCATGATGGACTTCACCTTATTGTTAATGATGGCGATGGCACACAGATTGATAATGTTGAATTGATTTCTGAAAGACCTGAGGCAGCAGTAGAGAAGGAACCACCAAGGGAAGCTGAGTCTGATGAACCATCAGAGCCAGAGTCACCTAAGTATCGTGTTATCGAAGAAGAAAAGCCACTTGGAGAAAATGAGACAAGAGTCTACATCAAGCTTGATCAGGAATATTACTTTGATGGAGCAAACCTCTATGCATGGACAGATGGCGAGAACCACGAGTATTTTGGTGGCTGGCCAGGAAAGCCAATGACTCATATTGGAAACAACTGGTATTCAGTAAATGTTCCAAATGAGATTATGTATTCTGAGAAGCAGGAAGAGTCTGAGAGGGATGAGAATTCAGTAGCTTCTGACGAAAAGGCAGAGGATTTTGTTGTTGAAGAGAATAGTGATGTCGAGCAGTCAGCAGATGCTGTAGTAGAGGCTGTGGCTGATGATGGCAGAACAGAGGATACAGAAGAGTCTACTATGGCTGATGAGGCAGCTGAGGAGCAGGCAGAAGAAGTCGACGAGGAAAATCTCTTGGATGAGATAGTAGATGCGATAACTTCATTCATCGATGTTTTGACATCTGCTTTTAACCCAATGCCACAGGTTAAGGCTGCAGAGCATCATACATTTATTGATGGACTTCACCTTATTACAAATAATGGCAATGGCGACCAGGATAATGATGTACAGGCATTGTTTACAGTGGTAAGACCAAGTGCTGAAGCTCTTGCACAGGGCGGAGAGGCTGTAGAGCCAACCCCTAATCCAGAACCTGCACCAGCTCCTGCTCCAGCCCCAGCACCTGCTCCTGCACCAGCCCAGGAGGCATCTGAGAAAACCCCAACACCAGAGCCAACTACAACAGTTGAGCCTACCCCAGTTCCAACTCAGACTCCTTCAAAAGCACCACAGCAGACTGTTTCAAATACAACATCATCTGCTGCACCTGCTACATCTCCAGCAGTTGTTGCAGAGACCAAGGCACCTGAGGCTGTAGTTGATGTTCAGGTAGCAAGCAATGACACAAAGACTGTTGCAAAGAAAGCTACTTCAAAGAAGGTTGCAAAGGCAAGCAATTCTGCCAGCGCAGAAGAGGCTCAGGACGAGACAGCAGAGGACGAATCTGAAGAGGTTGCTTCTGAGGAAGCAGTTCCGGAAGAGGCTCCAGTAGCTGAGGAACCAGCAGAAGAACCTGCTAAGGACGATTCAGTAGAGCAGTCTCAGACTGTTACAATCGAGGATGAGGAAACACCTCAGGCTATCGAAGAAAAAGGCGTTAACCCAGCAGTGGTGGTCGCAATCTTAGTCGCTGCCGCCGCAGCAATAGGCGCCACAAGTGTAGCTGTGTTCCGCAAGTATAAATAA
- a CDS encoding patatin-like phospholipase family protein, giving the protein MKKGLVMEGGAMRGMFTCGVIDVMLENGIEFDIAVGVSAGATFGLNFKSKQIGRPLRYNKVYCNDKRYASFKSLIETGDLYNVPFCYGTLPYELDVWDTETFYNNPMDFYCVATDLQSGNAVYHKCDNPDSTPEGVDIKWIRASASMPVVSRPVKINGRAYLDGGMSDSIPLKFMESQNCDRILVIETQPIDYVKQPQKYMWLIKMVLRNYPKMIETMAKRHEMYNEEKAYIRAQEAAGKVFVIRPAAPLKIGATEKKPEELQRVYELGRAAAISQLAALKAYLG; this is encoded by the coding sequence ATGAAAAAGGGACTTGTTATGGAAGGTGGTGCTATGCGCGGCATGTTCACCTGCGGTGTTATAGATGTTATGCTAGAAAATGGCATTGAATTCGATATTGCCGTTGGCGTTTCAGCGGGGGCAACCTTTGGTTTGAATTTCAAATCAAAGCAAATAGGAAGACCTCTCCGCTACAATAAGGTCTATTGCAACGACAAGCGATATGCCAGCTTCAAATCCCTGATTGAAACAGGCGATTTATACAATGTTCCATTTTGCTACGGCACCTTGCCATATGAGCTGGATGTTTGGGACACTGAAACCTTTTATAACAATCCAATGGATTTCTATTGCGTTGCCACAGACCTTCAATCCGGAAATGCGGTATATCATAAATGTGATAATCCTGACAGTACCCCTGAGGGAGTTGATATCAAATGGATTCGTGCTTCTGCATCCATGCCTGTTGTCTCCCGCCCTGTTAAAATAAATGGTCGAGCTTATCTTGATGGAGGCATGTCTGATTCCATTCCACTAAAATTTATGGAGAGCCAGAATTGTGACAGGATTCTTGTGATTGAGACTCAGCCAATTGATTACGTAAAGCAACCACAGAAGTATATGTGGCTCATCAAGATGGTACTCAGAAATTATCCAAAGATGATTGAAACCATGGCAAAGCGCCATGAAATGTATAACGAGGAAAAGGCATACATTCGCGCCCAGGAAGCAGCCGGAAAGGTATTCGTCATCCGCCCTGCTGCTCCGCTTAAAATTGGAGCCACTGAAAAGAAGCCTGAAGAACTGCAACGTGTATACGAATTAGGGCGCGCAGCCGCGATATCCCAGCTTGCTGCCCTGAAGGCGTATTTAGGCTAG
- a CDS encoding HAD family hydrolase: MGNNMEKEIKAVLFDMDGTLTDTEKLYQTAWPQTLEHFGYEMSEEKPLILRSLGRPFAVQQFKEWYGEDFDYWKVRNYRKQLVEEMLAENGIPLKPGAKEILQWLREQRIFTALVTANDKDRAERYTKRVGLYEYFDAIICADMVEFGKPAPDIYAYACRELNLPPEQTIAVEDSPNGCRSAHGAGCNVVMIPDLTEPDEELSKILYKRLDTLMDLKNLFK, from the coding sequence ATGGGAAATAATATGGAAAAAGAAATTAAAGCCGTCCTTTTTGATATGGACGGAACACTTACAGATACAGAAAAGCTATATCAGACCGCATGGCCACAGACACTGGAGCATTTTGGTTATGAGATGTCGGAAGAGAAGCCTTTGATTCTTCGATCACTTGGAAGGCCATTTGCGGTACAGCAATTTAAGGAATGGTATGGCGAGGATTTTGATTATTGGAAAGTGAGAAATTATCGCAAGCAGCTTGTGGAAGAAATGCTTGCAGAAAATGGAATTCCACTTAAGCCTGGAGCAAAGGAGATTCTCCAGTGGCTTAGGGAACAGAGGATTTTCACAGCCCTTGTCACAGCAAACGATAAGGACAGGGCGGAGCGCTATACTAAGCGAGTTGGACTGTATGAATATTTTGATGCAATCATTTGCGCCGACATGGTAGAATTTGGCAAGCCAGCGCCAGATATTTACGCCTATGCTTGCAGGGAGCTGAACCTTCCACCTGAGCAGACAATTGCAGTGGAGGATTCGCCAAACGGTTGCAGGAGTGCACACGGAGCAGGCTGTAATGTGGTGATGATTCCAGACCTTACTGAGCCTGACGAAGAACTGAGCAAAATCCTTTACAAGAGACTTGACACACTTATGGATTTAAAAAATCTTTTCAAGTAA
- a CDS encoding sensor histidine kinase has product MIYQLYRTTELEGVIHFALLLYILHQVFPKYRKGFNNISFFGLSMGTFLIFKYAPYFIPQIHYNRPYWYFYFIALPISLFFAHLCLDGIFFLKTIYISFFIAFIELSKMICSPLYSMENTMNPTTYAMIDIISGLLLFIFLVLLGKLFKYSAIHVDASFIKPRFFFVLYLPISLLVFYWSGLFDIPWFKRYQDAILALIILPIIPMFYDFFSTFLKASEEQRRLDLALTDTRAQVFRYRYSLELEERIKKERHELKNNYLYIQTLLNEGKVDKLQDYLDNTIGEKLSQLSAISTGNTMIDYILNRKIAEAQRHGIKVYSEILLPAELPINDDEFCTIFLNLFNNAFEACSQVDNPDIHITIKCIKSYLTLEVSNKINSELLSNNPELKTTKTDKENHGLGLKIIKDVVSRNDGIFQTTIEGNYFHGKVMLALEK; this is encoded by the coding sequence ATGATTTATCAGCTATACCGCACTACAGAACTGGAAGGTGTTATTCACTTTGCGCTACTGCTATACATTCTTCATCAGGTTTTTCCAAAATACCGCAAAGGATTTAACAATATTTCTTTCTTCGGACTTAGCATGGGCACATTTCTAATTTTTAAATATGCCCCTTATTTCATTCCACAAATTCACTATAACCGCCCTTATTGGTATTTCTACTTTATCGCACTTCCAATATCACTTTTCTTTGCTCATCTATGTTTGGACGGCATTTTCTTTTTAAAGACAATTTATATATCATTTTTCATCGCATTTATTGAATTAAGTAAAATGATTTGCTCGCCTTTATACTCAATGGAAAATACCATGAACCCAACCACCTATGCCATGATAGACATTATTTCTGGTCTACTACTGTTTATCTTTTTGGTGCTTCTTGGCAAACTATTCAAGTACTCTGCCATTCACGTGGATGCTTCCTTCATAAAGCCCAGATTTTTCTTTGTATTATATCTGCCAATTAGTCTGCTTGTTTTTTACTGGTCAGGGCTTTTTGATATTCCATGGTTCAAGCGCTATCAGGATGCAATTTTGGCACTAATAATTTTGCCAATTATTCCAATGTTTTATGATTTCTTCTCCACCTTTTTGAAAGCATCCGAGGAACAGCGCCGTCTGGACCTGGCATTAACAGACACCAGGGCTCAGGTTTTCAGATACCGTTATTCTCTTGAATTGGAGGAACGCATAAAGAAGGAAAGACATGAATTAAAGAATAATTACCTATATATTCAAACTCTTTTGAATGAGGGGAAAGTAGACAAGCTTCAGGACTATTTAGATAACACAATTGGAGAAAAGCTATCACAGCTATCAGCCATCTCCACTGGAAACACAATGATTGACTACATCCTGAATCGAAAAATAGCCGAGGCTCAACGACATGGGATAAAGGTTTACTCTGAAATTCTCTTGCCTGCTGAACTTCCAATTAATGATGATGAATTCTGCACCATTTTCCTAAACCTATTTAACAACGCTTTTGAAGCGTGTAGCCAGGTGGATAATCCAGATATCCATATCACCATCAAATGCATTAAAAGCTACCTTACACTTGAAGTTTCTAACAAAATTAATTCCGAGCTATTAAGTAATAACCCAGAATTAAAAACAACCAAGACCGACAAAGAAAATCACGGTCTTGGTTTAAAAATAATCAAGGATGTTGTTTCCCGCAATGATGGCATATTCCAAACCACAATTGAGGGTAATTATTTTCATGGAAAGGTTATGCTTGCATTGGAGAAATAG
- a CDS encoding LytR/AlgR family response regulator transcription factor, with amino-acid sequence MMYQAVIVDDEKEILDSTKAMLADSFNNHNVQVAFDFFTNSEDFLAMLEQHFHYDILFLDIEMPGLDGISLCKEIRKISPDALVVFISNKEELVFQTFEVQPFRFIRKSELRELTDHLVTSVISELQKRKPKTIKFTETNGDIISFDARTIIYAEAQRKECRIVTTGRDEIIKFKFMDLENALKDLHFIKIHRSYIVNMDFISKITKNSVILTNGEELPISRGSSEELKQQFITYSM; translated from the coding sequence ATGATGTATCAGGCAGTAATCGTGGATGATGAAAAGGAAATATTAGATTCGACAAAGGCTATGCTTGCTGATTCCTTCAACAATCACAATGTTCAGGTAGCCTTTGATTTCTTTACCAACAGTGAGGATTTTCTCGCTATGCTTGAGCAGCATTTCCATTATGATATTCTTTTTTTAGATATTGAGATGCCCGGTTTGGATGGTATTTCACTATGTAAAGAAATCCGAAAGATTTCCCCTGATGCCCTTGTAGTTTTCATTTCAAACAAAGAAGAGCTTGTATTCCAAACCTTCGAAGTTCAACCATTCAGATTTATTCGTAAAAGCGAATTAAGGGAACTGACAGACCATCTTGTTACCTCCGTGATTTCCGAACTACAAAAAAGAAAACCCAAAACAATCAAATTCACAGAGACCAACGGAGATATCATTTCCTTCGATGCCAGAACAATCATCTACGCAGAGGCTCAACGAAAGGAATGCCGAATCGTCACCACCGGCAGAGATGAAATTATCAAGTTCAAATTCATGGATTTGGAAAATGCACTGAAGGATTTACATTTCATAAAAATTCATCGCAGCTATATTGTTAACATGGATTTCATTTCCAAAATAACCAAGAATTCTGTGATTCTTACAAACGGGGAAGAATTGCCAATCAGCAGAGGTTCAAGTGAAGAGCTTAAGCAACAGTTTATTACCTACTCTATGTAG
- a CDS encoding glycoside hydrolase family 3 protein, translating into MSVKKFTRIWTVVIAIVALLAIIVSIVLTGPLYTVMNMYFGKGDAVIKQNEFASSLDGDYYKAEHADADSLLTASQQKAEEVEQEGIVLLKNDNQALPLATDENEVSLFGRTSVDPIYTGAGSAATESSPVDYKTAFEANGFKVNNDLFDFYAKHPISTEVVKEKMMTGMGEMDVEYTGRGFVSSMGTAKFMGDIIAEVPLADYPESLKDSFTTYGDAAIVFIGRVGGEGCDLPTDMSEFATTDADKDKSYLELDSREQDMLAYVKAQKDAGAFGKIVVVLNTANAMELGFLNEEQYGIDAAIWVGCIGDQGANAVAKVLNGTVNPSGRTVDTFVSDLTADPTYVNFDDTFYSNVDGSIGGYESGRFNEYEEGIYVGYRYYETAAAEAMDGNYAGFDYDKAVVYPFGYGLSYTTFDKKYVAANYNDGTYTFEVKVTNTGDVAGKDVVEIYAESPYIKGGIEKSKVVLAGFAKTGVIEAGQSQTVTITVAEDDLASYDYKNNKAYVLDAGTYGFYLSENAHSWASIDTADSTKYYSRDAEEKVFSGDNKRESDLITATNQFDDVSAEFVDTATDGKPLNFSRADFAGTYPTAPTEKDAEAEDYIKTAHETVYDENTNALTGNVEGSLVYADKMPTTKADNGIQLINLRGLSYDDEQWELLLDELDMSEVANMLANAGYNTAELLNIGKPATLDYDGPMGWSTWVSASGKDAICIGFPAEEVLAATWNVDLANEMGQIVGEQGLFNGFNGWYAPAMNTHRNAFAGRNYEYYSEDGLLAGKIAASEVSGVMKYGSYCYLKHFALNDKEDGRNGIATWANEQAIREIYLRPFEITVKEAKADVNYYDENGELQTSTIGAATAIMSSYNRIGCTWSGARYGLMTTILRDEWGFNGAVESDYFGGSAYMDPDSGVRAGNDLMLNTFADGSVTDQTSATGVAAMRKAAHNTLYMVANSNAMQGIVPGSTVSYKLATWQKCIILGDVIAAVIVIIGITMIIRKKKAA; encoded by the coding sequence ATGAGCGTGAAGAAATTCACAAGAATTTGGACAGTTGTTATTGCTATCGTTGCACTTCTTGCAATTATAGTTAGCATTGTCCTTACAGGTCCACTTTACACAGTAATGAATATGTACTTTGGTAAGGGTGACGCAGTTATTAAACAGAATGAGTTTGCAAGCTCATTGGACGGAGATTATTACAAGGCAGAGCATGCTGATGCTGACAGCCTGCTTACAGCAAGTCAGCAGAAGGCTGAGGAGGTTGAGCAGGAGGGTATTGTTCTTCTCAAGAATGATAACCAGGCACTTCCACTTGCTACAGATGAAAACGAGGTTTCACTATTCGGTAGAACATCTGTAGATCCTATTTACACAGGTGCAGGAAGTGCTGCTACAGAAAGCTCACCAGTAGATTACAAGACAGCATTTGAGGCAAATGGCTTCAAGGTTAATAATGATTTATTTGATTTCTATGCAAAGCATCCTATTTCAACTGAGGTTGTAAAGGAAAAGATGATGACAGGCATGGGCGAGATGGACGTTGAGTATACAGGCCGTGGCTTCGTTTCATCAATGGGTACAGCAAAGTTTATGGGCGACATCATCGCAGAGGTTCCACTTGCAGATTATCCAGAAAGTCTTAAGGACAGCTTTACAACATACGGCGATGCAGCAATCGTATTTATCGGCCGTGTTGGTGGTGAGGGTTGTGATCTTCCTACAGATATGTCTGAGTTTGCTACAACAGACGCAGATAAGGACAAGAGCTATCTTGAGCTTGATAGCAGAGAGCAGGATATGCTTGCATACGTAAAGGCTCAGAAGGATGCAGGAGCATTCGGCAAGATTGTTGTAGTTCTTAATACAGCAAATGCAATGGAGCTTGGTTTCTTAAATGAGGAGCAGTATGGTATTGATGCTGCTATCTGGGTTGGATGTATCGGTGATCAGGGTGCCAATGCAGTAGCAAAGGTATTAAATGGTACTGTTAATCCATCAGGTCGTACAGTTGACACTTTTGTCAGCGACCTAACAGCAGACCCTACTTATGTAAATTTTGATGATACATTCTACTCAAACGTGGATGGTTCAATTGGTGGATATGAGTCTGGTCGCTTTAATGAGTATGAAGAAGGTATTTACGTTGGTTACAGATATTACGAAACAGCTGCAGCGGAGGCTATGGATGGCAACTATGCAGGTTTCGATTATGACAAGGCTGTAGTTTATCCATTTGGATATGGCTTGTCTTATACAACATTCGATAAGAAATATGTTGCTGCAAATTACAATGATGGCACATATACTTTCGAAGTAAAGGTTACTAACACAGGCGATGTAGCAGGTAAGGATGTAGTTGAAATCTATGCAGAAAGCCCATACATCAAGGGTGGCATTGAAAAGAGCAAGGTTGTTCTTGCTGGTTTTGCAAAAACAGGTGTTATCGAGGCAGGTCAGTCTCAGACAGTTACTATCACAGTTGCTGAGGATGATTTAGCATCATACGATTACAAGAATAATAAGGCATATGTCCTTGATGCAGGTACATACGGTTTCTACTTAAGCGAAAATGCTCACAGCTGGGCAAGCATCGACACAGCTGATTCTACAAAGTATTATTCACGCGACGCTGAGGAAAAGGTATTCTCAGGGGACAACAAGCGCGAAAGTGATTTGATTACAGCTACAAACCAGTTTGATGATGTTTCAGCTGAGTTTGTTGATACTGCTACAGATGGCAAGCCACTTAACTTCAGCAGAGCTGATTTTGCAGGTACTTATCCAACAGCTCCTACTGAAAAGGATGCCGAGGCAGAGGATTACATCAAGACTGCCCACGAGACAGTTTACGACGAGAATACAAATGCATTAACAGGTAATGTTGAAGGCAGTTTAGTATACGCTGACAAGATGCCTACAACAAAGGCAGATAATGGAATTCAGCTTATTAACTTAAGAGGTCTTTCATATGACGATGAGCAGTGGGAGCTTTTACTTGATGAGCTCGATATGTCTGAGGTTGCAAACATGCTTGCTAATGCAGGTTACAACACAGCAGAGCTTTTAAATATCGGCAAGCCAGCTACTCTTGATTATGATGGCCCTATGGGATGGTCAACTTGGGTATCAGCTTCTGGTAAGGATGCAATCTGCATTGGATTCCCAGCAGAGGAAGTGCTTGCAGCTACTTGGAATGTAGACCTTGCAAATGAGATGGGTCAGATTGTTGGTGAGCAGGGATTATTTAATGGTTTCAACGGTTGGTATGCACCAGCTATGAATACACATCGTAATGCTTTTGCAGGACGTAACTACGAATACTATTCAGAGGATGGACTTCTTGCAGGTAAGATTGCAGCTTCAGAGGTTAGTGGAGTTATGAAGTATGGTTCATATTGCTACCTCAAGCATTTCGCACTTAATGACAAGGAAGACGGACGAAATGGTATTGCTACATGGGCTAATGAGCAGGCAATCCGTGAAATTTACCTTAGACCTTTCGAGATTACAGTTAAGGAAGCTAAGGCTGATGTAAATTACTATGACGAAAATGGTGAGCTTCAGACTTCTACAATTGGTGCTGCTACAGCCATCATGAGTTCATACAACAGAATTGGTTGCACATGGTCAGGCGCAAGATATGGTCTCATGACTACTATCCTTCGCGACGAGTGGGGCTTTAACGGAGCAGTTGAGTCAGATTACTTTGGTGGTTCAGCTTACATGGATCCTGATTCAGGTGTAAGAGCTGGAAATGACCTTATGCTTAACACATTCGCTGATGGAAGTGTTACAGATCAGACTTCAGCTACAGGTGTAGCTGCAATGAGAAAGGCTGCTCATAATACTTTATACATGGTTGCAAATTCTAATGCTATGCAGGGCATCGTTCCTGGTTCAACAGTAAGCTACAAGCTTGCTACATGGCAGAAGTGCATAATACTTGGTGATGTTATTGCTGCAGTTATCGTTATCATTGGAATTACAATGATTATCAGAAAGAAAAAAGCAGCTTAA